The Fluviicola sp. genome segment GCAATTCGGGCTGAAACCACAAATTTCGCAGGTCCAGATGGGAGTGTAGCCTCTCCGGTTCTGGAAAAGGATTACTTGTTCGCCGTTATTGAGAGTTTCAATGATATTTTCGAGCAGGAATTTGGAGAAATGGCCATTCAAACTTTTTTGACGACGTTCTTCTTTCATATCTGCACACAGGATTTCCGGAAGCTTCACCTGGGAATAGCGTTCCGTGAGCAACACATGTCCGTATTTGCCGTCGCGGGTGTTCTGGTAACTTTCTATGGAAGGCGTGGCAGAACCCAGCAATGTTTTTGTTTTGAAGTAATGCGCCAGCACGATGGCCATATCCCGGGCATTGTACCTGGGAGAAGGATCTTGTTGTTTGTAGGAAGATTCATGTTCTTCGTCCACAATGACCAGTCCTAAATCCTGGAACGGCAGGAAAATGGAAGAACGGGCCCCCACTACCAACCTGAATTGTCTCGGGTCGTTTTGAAGGACTTTGTTCCAGATCTCCACGCGCTCGTTGGAATTGAACCTGGAATGGTAAACCCCGATCTTTTCACCGAAATAGGCCGATAAACGCTGAATCAGCTGTGTGGTCAGCGCAATTTCAGGAACCAGGAACAAGACCTGTTTTCCCTGGTCGAGTACTTTTCGGATGAGTTCAATGTAAATTTCCGTTTTCCCCGATCCGGTAATTCCCTGCAAGAGAATCGTTTCTTTTTCTCCGAAACCCGTTTCAATTTCGCTGAGTGCTTTTGATTGGGCTTCGCTCAGTTCCGGGAAAGCGAATTTGCTCTGGTCCGCTGAGTTGATGCGGGAGATTTCAAGTCGTTCGGTACGTAGGATGCCTTGTTTTTCAAGCGTGTTAATAGCAGACAAAGAACAGCCTTGTTCTTCCAGCGATCTTCTGAGAATGGGTGTAACTGTTCCTTCATGAAAACCACCCAGTTGAAGGATTTTTAAAAGAACCTGTTCTTGTTTTTGGGTTGTTTTTTTCTGCGCAAGTTGTTCAAACAACTCATTCAGAACGGCATCGGAACGGTAGTCTTCCTGGAGTACCACAAATAATCCCGTTTTGGGAGTGAATTTATTGGATACTTCTTCCAGGGTCAAAACAATGTTCTTTTCTAGCAATGTTTTGATTAGCGGCTGAATTGTTTTGATTCCGATGATCTCGGAAATTTCCCGCAAGTCGAGTGTTTCTTTGATCTGAAGTGCTTCCACTACCAGGTATTCGCGGTCGGATAGCTGTGCTGTTTCCCCGTCAAAATCCGGGTGAACAACAATTTTGGTTTCACTAGCCAATTTGAAATTCGCAGGAAGAGCTGCATTCATGACATCGCCAATGGGTGCCATGTAGTATTCCGACATCCATTTCCAGAACGAGTATTGTTTTTTGCTGATAATGGGCGTTTCATCGAGGATATGCTCGATGTATTTTGCCTGGTAGAGGCGAGGTGCTTCCTGGTGTATTTTCGTGATAATTCCGGTGTATAATTTGCCTTTTCCGAATGGAACAATTACCCGAAGGTATTCCCGGACCTGGTCATTCATTTCGAAAGGAACCCGGTAGGTAAATTCCTGGCTTAACGGAATGGGTAAGATGATGTCGACGAAAAGAGTAACACGTTCGCTCATGGAACAAATTTAGTGAACTAAAAACAATAAAAGGGTTTGTTGAGAGGATAAAAAAATCCCGCTTATCTGCTGACAAACGGGACTTTTCTATGTTTCAGTTTTAATAGCTTATTGACAAACCCAGGATTCACCGTTATTGATATCAACCTGGTAGTCGCTGCAGAACATCAGCAATCCGGTTATCGTACCGATGCTCAATTCTTTTCGGGATAGATTATCAAGTATGACAGTGCTGTTTGTGTTGAATTTTTCTTGTTTATTGGTCATACGTGAACTGAAGACTCCGATTACAGGTCCACCGTCCGTACGGCTCAGGTTCGTATAGCTCGGTTTATTTTGAGCTAAAGAGGAACTTGGTTGGTTAACC includes the following:
- the priA gene encoding primosomal protein N', which translates into the protein MSERVTLFVDIILPIPLSQEFTYRVPFEMNDQVREYLRVIVPFGKGKLYTGIITKIHQEAPRLYQAKYIEHILDETPIISKKQYSFWKWMSEYYMAPIGDVMNAALPANFKLASETKIVVHPDFDGETAQLSDREYLVVEALQIKETLDLREISEIIGIKTIQPLIKTLLEKNIVLTLEEVSNKFTPKTGLFVVLQEDYRSDAVLNELFEQLAQKKTTQKQEQVLLKILQLGGFHEGTVTPILRRSLEEQGCSLSAINTLEKQGILRTERLEISRINSADQSKFAFPELSEAQSKALSEIETGFGEKETILLQGITGSGKTEIYIELIRKVLDQGKQVLFLVPEIALTTQLIQRLSAYFGEKIGVYHSRFNSNERVEIWNKVLQNDPRQFRLVVGARSSIFLPFQDLGLVIVDEEHESSYKQQDPSPRYNARDMAIVLAHYFKTKTLLGSATPSIESYQNTRDGKYGHVLLTERYSQVKLPEILCADMKEERRQKSLNGHFSKFLLENIIETLNNGEQVILFQNRRGYTPIWTCEICGFSPNCINCDTTLNYHKHSNLLKCHHCSYQTPPIGTCPACGSNRLKMLGFGTEKIEDDLSLILPDIRLGRMDLDTTRNKNSHLELIQAFENREIDVLIGTQMVAKGLDFDHVGLVGILDADLMLNKTDFRAFERAFQLMTQVAGRSGRRNKRGKVIIQTGNPDHWVIQKVMAHDYDAFAINEVVERRNYHYPPFYKLIRFTLKHRDRDLVDSGAQHFAKLLKEQFHERVLGPESPVIARIQNFYLKEIVLKIEQDAPQKKVKERLHELTDQFFSVPHFKPIRLITDVDPA